One Niabella beijingensis DNA window includes the following coding sequences:
- a CDS encoding ArsR/SmtB family transcription factor has product MRRDIFQAIADPTRRAIIGLIALQAMTPNAIAEHFDATRQAVSKHLRILTECELVKQQHQGREIYYSLEIEKMKEIDRWLDQYRKIWETRFNQLDQVLSTIKKQRK; this is encoded by the coding sequence ATGAGACGTGATATTTTTCAGGCCATAGCCGACCCGACACGACGGGCGATCATAGGCTTAATAGCATTGCAGGCAATGACTCCCAACGCCATTGCAGAACACTTTGACGCTACCCGGCAGGCAGTTTCAAAACATTTGCGCATTCTTACGGAATGTGAACTGGTAAAACAGCAACACCAGGGCCGGGAGATTTACTATTCTCTTGAAATTGAGAAAATGAAGGAAATTGACCGGTGGTTAGATCAATACCGGAAGATCTGGGAAACCCGTTTTAATCAACTTGACCAAGTATTATCAACAATTAAAAAACAACGAAAATGA
- a CDS encoding SRPBCC family protein, translating to MNTALLFDFSVNREDKTIQIKREFNAGLELVWQAWTTAELLDQWWAPKPYRSKTKSLDFKEGGMWLYAMISPENEALWCKADYEKIEQQKIVSWLDAFCDENGTENTLKPRSHWTNSFTEENGVTTVSVVLRHDSVEDIETMIAMGFKEGFTMCMQNLDELLLGR from the coding sequence ATGAACACAGCATTGTTATTCGATTTTTCCGTAAACAGGGAAGACAAGACCATTCAGATAAAGCGTGAATTTAATGCCGGTCTTGAACTGGTTTGGCAGGCCTGGACCACTGCCGAGCTGCTTGATCAATGGTGGGCCCCCAAGCCTTACAGGAGCAAAACCAAATCGTTAGACTTTAAAGAGGGGGGAATGTGGCTCTATGCAATGATCAGCCCCGAAAACGAAGCGCTTTGGTGCAAGGCCGATTACGAAAAAATAGAACAGCAGAAAATCGTTTCCTGGCTGGATGCATTCTGCGATGAAAATGGAACGGAAAATACGCTAAAGCCGCGCTCGCATTGGACAAACAGTTTCACAGAAGAAAACGGCGTTACAACAGTAAGCGTCGTATTACGGCATGATAGTGTTGAAGATATCGAAACGATGATCGCAATGGGCTTTAAAGAAGGGTTTACAATGTGTATGCAAAATCTGGATGAGCTGCTCCTGGGCCGGTAA